In the Campylobacter showae genome, one interval contains:
- a CDS encoding PFL family protein, protein MDIKNVTETIAMIEEQNFDIRTITMGISLLDCIDPDIDKAAEKIYAKITDKARDLVKVGNEISAELGIPIVNKRVCVTPIAIIGAATNASGYVPLAKAMDEAAQKVGIDFIGGFSALVQKGYAKGDKILIDSIPAALAATQKVCSSVNIGSTKTGINMSAVADMGRVIKETARLSDLGAAKLVVFANAVEDNPFMAGAFHGVGEAEVVINVGVSGPGVVKRALEKVHGQSFDVVAETVKKTAFKITRIGQLVGQMASERLGVKFGIVDLSLAPTPAVGDSVARVLEEMGLERVGTHGTTAALALLNDAVKKGGVMACNQVGGLSGAFIPVSEDEGMIAAVRAGSLNLEKLEAMTAICSVGLDMIAIPEDTPEQTIAAIIADEAAIGVINQKTTAVRIIPKGKEGDTLEFGGLLGSAPVMSVNKNSSADFIARGGQIPAPIHSFKN, encoded by the coding sequence ATGGACATCAAAAACGTAACCGAAACGATCGCGATGATCGAGGAGCAAAATTTCGACATCCGCACGATCACGATGGGCATCAGCCTGCTTGACTGCATCGATCCCGATATCGACAAGGCGGCGGAGAAAATTTACGCCAAGATTACCGACAAGGCGCGCGATCTGGTAAAGGTCGGCAATGAAATTTCAGCAGAGCTTGGCATCCCGATCGTAAACAAACGCGTCTGCGTAACGCCTATCGCCATCATCGGCGCGGCGACGAATGCCTCGGGCTACGTCCCGCTGGCAAAAGCGATGGACGAGGCGGCACAAAAGGTCGGTATCGACTTTATCGGCGGCTTTTCGGCACTAGTGCAAAAGGGCTACGCAAAGGGCGATAAAATTTTAATCGACTCCATCCCCGCCGCGCTCGCCGCGACGCAAAAGGTCTGCTCGTCGGTAAATATCGGCTCGACCAAGACGGGCATAAATATGAGCGCGGTCGCCGATATGGGACGCGTGATCAAAGAGACGGCGAGGCTTTCCGATCTAGGTGCGGCAAAGCTGGTCGTATTTGCCAACGCCGTCGAGGATAATCCCTTTATGGCGGGCGCATTTCACGGCGTGGGCGAGGCCGAAGTCGTCATAAACGTGGGTGTCAGCGGCCCCGGCGTCGTTAAGCGCGCACTTGAGAAGGTGCACGGTCAAAGCTTTGACGTGGTTGCCGAGACCGTGAAAAAGACGGCGTTTAAGATCACGCGCATCGGACAGCTCGTAGGACAAATGGCGTCCGAGCGGCTGGGCGTAAAATTTGGCATCGTCGATCTATCATTAGCTCCGACTCCGGCGGTGGGCGATTCGGTCGCGCGCGTACTTGAGGAGATGGGACTAGAGCGCGTCGGCACGCACGGCACGACGGCTGCGCTTGCGCTGCTAAACGACGCGGTCAAAAAGGGCGGCGTCATGGCCTGCAACCAAGTAGGCGGGCTTAGTGGCGCGTTTATCCCCGTCTCCGAAGATGAGGGCATGATCGCCGCAGTGCGCGCAGGCTCGCTAAATTTAGAAAAACTCGAAGCAATGACCGCGATCTGCTCGGTGGGGCTTGATATGATCGCGATCCCTGAGGATACGCCCGAGCAGACGATCGCCGCGATCATAGCCGACGAGGCCGCGATCGGCGTGATAAATCAAAAAACGACCGCCGTGCGCATAATCCCAAAAGGCAAAGAGGGCGATACGCTGGAGTTTGGCGGCCTGCTCGGAAGCGCGCCCGTGATGAGCGTAAATAAAAACTCCTCGGCAGACTTCATCGCTCGCGGCGGCCAGATACCGGCACCTATTCATAGTTTTAAAAACTAA
- a CDS encoding ACT domain-containing protein codes for MKAIVTVIGKDKVGIVAGVSAKLAQLGLNIDDISQTVLDEFFTMMAVVSSEQKQDFTALREELNELGEKLKVKINIQSSAIFDAMHNI; via the coding sequence ATGAAAGCGATCGTAACAGTGATCGGTAAGGACAAGGTTGGCATTGTGGCGGGCGTTTCGGCTAAGCTAGCGCAGCTTGGGCTAAACATAGACGACATCAGCCAGACGGTTTTGGACGAGTTTTTTACGATGATGGCGGTGGTTTCCAGCGAGCAAAAGCAGGACTTCACGGCTCTACGCGAGGAGCTAAACGAGCTAGGCGAAAAGCTAAAAGTAAAGATCAACATCCAAAGCTCGGCGATATTTGACGCCATGCACAACATCTAA
- a CDS encoding Mrp/NBP35 family ATP-binding protein produces the protein MLSKEDVLNRLKGVIYPGFEKDIVSFGFVKNVEIGEKILIEVEIVSSNPDVANELRTDIKRVMGSNECVVSIIQPKIPEEKSNTQSGKNIAPQIKNFVMVSSGKGGVGKSTTTLNLAISMAKLGKKVGILDADIYGPNIPRMLGEVGTQPQVVGNKLKPILTHGVEMMSMGVLMEEGMSLIWRGSMIMKAIEQLLKDVFWSELDVLFLDMPPGTGDAQLTLAQSVPVTAGVCVTTPQVVALDDSKRALDMFEKLHIPIAGVIENMSGFICPESGKEYDIFGKGTTEEVAKAYGTEVLAQIPIEPAVRVGGDSGKPVSFYEPNSVTAKRYEKAAARLWEIIENINDDGGADNSSIQPVMDGKSACSK, from the coding sequence ATGTTAAGTAAAGAGGATGTCTTAAATAGACTAAAAGGCGTGATATATCCGGGCTTTGAGAAAGATATCGTGAGCTTTGGATTCGTAAAAAACGTCGAAATAGGCGAGAAAATTTTAATCGAGGTCGAGATCGTAAGCTCAAATCCGGACGTAGCAAACGAGCTGCGAACCGATATAAAGCGCGTGATGGGCTCAAACGAGTGCGTTGTTAGCATCATCCAACCAAAAATCCCAGAGGAAAAAAGCAACACACAAAGCGGTAAAAACATCGCTCCGCAGATCAAAAATTTCGTAATGGTAAGCTCGGGCAAAGGCGGCGTGGGCAAGAGCACTACGACGCTAAATTTAGCTATCTCGATGGCGAAGCTAGGCAAAAAAGTAGGCATCCTAGACGCCGACATCTACGGTCCAAATATCCCTAGAATGCTCGGCGAAGTGGGCACTCAGCCTCAAGTCGTCGGCAACAAACTAAAACCGATCCTAACTCACGGCGTCGAGATGATGAGTATGGGCGTACTAATGGAAGAAGGCATGAGCCTCATCTGGCGCGGCTCGATGATCATGAAAGCTATCGAGCAGCTGCTAAAAGACGTATTTTGGAGCGAGCTGGACGTGTTGTTTCTGGATATGCCTCCGGGAACGGGCGATGCGCAGCTAACTCTGGCTCAAAGCGTACCGGTGACTGCTGGCGTGTGCGTCACGACGCCGCAAGTGGTAGCGCTAGATGATAGCAAAAGAGCACTTGATATGTTTGAAAAGCTTCACATACCGATCGCCGGCGTGATAGAAAACATGAGCGGATTTATCTGCCCTGAAAGCGGCAAGGAGTACGATATATTCGGCAAAGGCACGACCGAGGAAGTGGCAAAAGCCTACGGTACCGAAGTGTTAGCCCAGATCCCTATCGAGCCTGCCGTTAGAGTCGGCGGAGATAGCGGCAAGCCGGTGAGCTTTTACGAGCCAAACTCGGTTACGGCTAAACGCTACGAAAAAGCGGCGGCTAGGCTCTGGGAGATAATCGAGAATATCAACGATGACGGCGGCGCGGACAACTCGTCTATCCAGCCCGTGATGGACGGCAAGAGCGCTTGCTCGAAGTAA
- the thiC gene encoding phosphomethylpyrimidine synthase ThiC translates to MKEFRVKFDSADKTPTQMYYAKKGVITPEMSYVAQVEALNPELVRSEVAAGKMIIPANIHHANLLPMAIGREAKTKINANIGNSSLSSDIDAELEKLQICLKYGADTVMDLSTGGDLDMIRSAIIANSTVPIGTVPMYQIIHDIKEVENLKAADILKTLEKQARQGVSYFTIHAGFLLEFMPLVAKRKMGIVSRGGSLTASWMMHHHKENPFYEAFDDILEICAAHDVALSLGDGLRPGCLYDATDEAQLSELRVLGELTLRAWEKNVQVMIEGPGHIPLNQIEYNMKIERELCHGAPFYVLGPLPTDIGAGYDHITSAIGGTMAAFYGASMLCYVTPKEHLGLPNANDVREGIVAHKIAAHAADVALGKAGAIERDHAMSDARYAFDWNKQFELSLDPQRARELHDESLPQESFKKAEFCSMCGPKFCAYKISKNLTKEKNVK, encoded by the coding sequence ATGAAAGAATTTCGGGTCAAATTTGACTCCGCCGACAAAACTCCGACGCAGATGTACTATGCCAAAAAAGGCGTCATAACGCCCGAGATGAGCTACGTAGCGCAGGTTGAAGCACTAAATCCCGAGCTCGTTAGAAGCGAGGTCGCCGCGGGCAAGATGATAATCCCCGCCAACATCCATCACGCAAATTTGCTCCCGATGGCGATCGGCAGGGAGGCCAAAACCAAAATCAACGCAAATATCGGCAACTCAAGCCTAAGTAGCGATATCGACGCCGAGCTTGAAAAGCTGCAAATTTGCCTAAAATACGGCGCCGACACGGTCATGGATCTAAGCACGGGCGGCGATTTGGATATGATCAGAAGCGCTATAATCGCAAACTCGACCGTCCCTATAGGCACCGTGCCGATGTATCAGATCATCCACGATATAAAAGAGGTCGAAAATTTGAAGGCGGCGGACATCCTAAAAACGCTTGAAAAGCAGGCTCGCCAGGGCGTTAGCTACTTTACGATACATGCGGGGTTTTTACTCGAATTTATGCCGCTGGTCGCAAAACGCAAGATGGGTATCGTTAGCCGCGGCGGTAGCCTAACTGCCAGCTGGATGATGCACCATCATAAAGAAAACCCGTTTTACGAGGCCTTTGACGATATTTTAGAAATTTGCGCCGCTCACGACGTCGCGCTGTCTCTAGGCGACGGGCTGCGTCCGGGCTGCCTATACGACGCGACCGATGAAGCTCAGCTTAGCGAGCTGCGGGTTTTAGGCGAGCTAACGCTACGCGCATGGGAGAAAAACGTGCAGGTGATGATCGAGGGACCGGGTCATATTCCTTTAAACCAAATAGAGTATAATATGAAAATCGAACGCGAGCTGTGCCACGGCGCGCCTTTTTACGTGCTAGGACCGCTGCCTACGGACATCGGCGCAGGGTACGATCACATCACTTCGGCTATCGGCGGGACGATGGCGGCCTTTTACGGCGCCTCGATGCTGTGCTACGTGACGCCTAAAGAGCACCTTGGTTTGCCAAACGCAAACGATGTGAGAGAGGGCATCGTAGCGCACAAGATCGCCGCTCACGCAGCCGACGTCGCGCTAGGCAAGGCTGGCGCGATAGAGCGCGATCACGCGATGAGCGACGCTAGATACGCTTTTGACTGGAACAAGCAGTTTGAGCTAAGCCTAGATCCCCAAAGAGCACGCGAGCTACACGATGAGAGCTTGCCGCAAGAGTCGTTTAAAAAGGCGGAATTTTGCTCGATGTGCGGGCCTAAATTTTGCGCGTATAAAATTTCAAAAAATCTAACGAAGGAGAAAAATGTTAAGTAA
- a CDS encoding bifunctional 2-C-methyl-D-erythritol 4-phosphate cytidylyltransferase/2-C-methyl-D-erythritol 2,4-cyclodiphosphate synthase, translating into MLDVTLIMLGAGSSSRFEMPVKKQWLRVGGDPLWLFAAKNLSSHYAFKEIIIASNEEKYMSKFAPSYRFVKGGATRQESLKNALELVQSEFVLVSDIARPMISAELFSRIIGGIQNADCVVPALKVPDTVYLGVGVVDREQIKLIQTPQLSRTAMLKSALESGQIYTDDSSAIAAAGGKIWYVQGDENARKITFKDDLAKIYGLSAPSSEIYVGNGFDVHAFEEEKKEGSFVTIGGEKIPFEKNLKAHSDGDVAIHALIDAILGAAGLGDIGEHFPDTDDKFKGADSAMLLKEAYRLVQSVGFELINADVTVIAERPKLSKFKSAMEINIANALNLTPSRINVKATTTEKLGFTGRGEGIAATASASLKIYDWTQK; encoded by the coding sequence TTGCTAGACGTTACGCTGATAATGCTCGGAGCCGGAAGCTCCAGCCGTTTTGAAATGCCCGTTAAAAAGCAGTGGTTGCGCGTCGGAGGCGATCCGCTATGGCTCTTTGCCGCTAAAAATTTAAGCTCGCATTATGCTTTTAAAGAGATAATCATCGCCTCAAACGAGGAAAAATATATGAGCAAATTTGCCCCGTCGTACCGCTTCGTAAAAGGCGGCGCGACGCGTCAAGAGAGCCTAAAAAACGCTCTTGAGCTCGTTCAAAGCGAATTTGTTTTAGTTAGCGATATCGCTCGTCCGATGATTAGCGCGGAGCTTTTTTCTCGCATAATAGGCGGCATCCAAAACGCCGACTGCGTCGTGCCTGCGCTAAAGGTGCCCGATACCGTTTATCTAGGCGTGGGCGTCGTCGATAGAGAGCAGATCAAGCTCATCCAAACTCCGCAGCTCTCGCGCACGGCGATGCTAAAAAGCGCGCTTGAATCAGGTCAAATTTACACCGACGATAGCTCGGCGATAGCGGCTGCGGGCGGTAAAATTTGGTACGTGCAAGGCGACGAAAACGCTAGAAAAATCACGTTTAAAGACGATCTAGCCAAAATTTACGGCCTTAGCGCGCCGTCAAGCGAAATTTACGTCGGCAACGGTTTTGACGTGCATGCCTTTGAAGAAGAGAAAAAAGAGGGAAGTTTCGTAACAATCGGCGGCGAAAAAATCCCTTTTGAAAAAAATTTAAAGGCCCACTCCGACGGCGACGTAGCTATCCATGCGCTTATCGACGCGATACTGGGAGCGGCCGGGCTGGGCGATATAGGCGAGCATTTCCCCGACACCGACGATAAATTTAAGGGGGCGGACTCGGCTATGTTACTAAAAGAAGCATATAGGCTCGTTCAAAGCGTCGGTTTTGAGCTGATAAACGCCGACGTCACCGTTATCGCCGAGAGGCCGAAGCTTAGTAAATTTAAATCCGCGATGGAAATAAACATCGCAAATGCGCTAAATTTAACCCCGAGCCGCATAAACGTAAAGGCCACGACGACCGAGAAGCTAGGCTTTACGGGGCGAGGCGAGGGTATAGCCGCCACGGCGTCGGCGAGTCTAAAAATTTACGACTGGACGCAAAAATAA
- a CDS encoding response regulator yields the protein MRVLIIENEIYLAQSIASKLENLGYECEIARSAAEAMKSEPEQKAKEGAKDVHFDVVLLSSAFAGDDTLKIIQKFKDSVVILLITYISNDTVSIPIKAGASDYIQKPFMIEELVRKIKHFEEFRRLQTFIKTYQDYLNYHFKAVSALNFDFKRIKLPLLIKCNKMINADNFVFEYAKALNLSFKYVPLEPGIDVEAIAAANPRTLLYFSNFQILRQEAKNQIVSLAAKRKLIASSTNPNEEAPMETLNIASDEKNFQIDEILTIDDYIKHIIVNYQDKYPDTELSKKLGISRKSLWEKRKKYDVVKKK from the coding sequence ATGAGAGTTTTGATAATAGAAAACGAAATCTACCTAGCCCAAAGCATCGCATCAAAGCTAGAAAATCTAGGCTACGAGTGCGAGATAGCAAGGAGCGCGGCGGAGGCGATGAAAAGCGAGCCCGAGCAGAAGGCAAAGGAGGGCGCAAAGGACGTACACTTTGACGTGGTGCTGCTCTCTAGCGCGTTTGCGGGCGACGACACGCTAAAAATCATACAAAAATTTAAAGACTCCGTCGTCATCCTGCTCATCACGTACATCAGCAACGACACCGTCTCGATCCCGATAAAAGCGGGTGCTAGCGACTACATACAAAAGCCGTTTATGATCGAGGAGCTAGTGCGAAAGATCAAACATTTTGAGGAGTTTAGGCGCCTGCAAACATTTATAAAAACCTATCAGGACTACCTAAACTATCATTTTAAGGCCGTCTCGGCGCTAAATTTCGACTTTAAGCGCATAAAGCTACCACTTCTCATAAAGTGCAATAAAATGATAAACGCCGATAATTTCGTTTTCGAGTACGCAAAGGCGCTAAATTTGAGCTTCAAATACGTCCCGCTAGAGCCAGGCATCGACGTAGAGGCCATAGCCGCGGCAAATCCGCGCACGCTTTTATATTTTTCAAATTTTCAAATTTTACGCCAAGAGGCCAAAAATCAGATCGTATCTCTCGCCGCTAAACGCAAGCTCATCGCAAGCTCGACCAATCCTAACGAAGAAGCGCCGATGGAGACGCTAAACATCGCAAGCGACGAGAAAAATTTCCAAATCGACGAAATTTTGACGATCGACGACTACATCAAGCACATCATCGTAAACTATCAGGACAAATACCCCGATACCGAGCTTAGTAAAAAGCTAGGCATCTCGCGCAAATCGCTTTGGGAAAAGAGGAAAAAATATGACGTCGTCAAGAAAAAATAA
- a CDS encoding sulfate adenylyltransferase, with protein sequence MTSSRKNNAVWINDEAFGALDLIENQIFSKFNRLMNEKEANEIYETGFLAGEPMPYTFVFAPHGKRNQETIKNAAKGDHIELINGGKVVGYIEVGEVFKFNAEKSSQNIFRANEAAPAQQSQSGELAVSGEIKIYDDKLAEVRKLIEEVKREQNVRKVSAIMLTAEPFNRAHERLIRMTIDKSDLVLLFLLKSHGADEMMSFALKKSVLEYFIQNYIPKNRLIIVPFENSNLFSSHLNPTLECIAAHRLGADKLIVGQNHAGIGMFYDHNVAHTVLERYKNDLNLDIVVLPELVYCDECKTLVSTKTCPHGQHHHIKYHAQTLKTLLLAGILPPAILMRRDISAMILSELFPNRFENIQKLCDDLFPSNGLLEKQTEREFYENLMKLYQTTSLT encoded by the coding sequence ATGACGTCGTCAAGAAAAAATAACGCCGTTTGGATAAACGACGAGGCCTTCGGGGCGCTTGATCTCATAGAAAATCAAATTTTTAGCAAATTTAACCGCCTAATGAACGAAAAAGAGGCGAACGAGATCTATGAGACGGGCTTTTTGGCCGGCGAGCCGATGCCCTATACTTTCGTCTTTGCGCCGCACGGCAAGCGCAATCAAGAAACGATAAAAAACGCCGCAAAGGGCGATCATATCGAGCTTATCAACGGCGGCAAGGTCGTGGGGTATATCGAGGTCGGCGAGGTATTTAAATTTAACGCCGAAAAAAGCTCGCAAAATATCTTTCGCGCGAACGAAGCCGCGCCCGCACAGCAAAGCCAAAGCGGCGAACTAGCCGTGAGCGGCGAGATCAAGATCTACGACGATAAGTTGGCCGAGGTAAGAAAGCTCATCGAAGAGGTTAAACGAGAGCAAAACGTCCGCAAGGTCTCGGCGATCATGCTAACCGCGGAGCCCTTTAACCGCGCGCACGAGCGCCTGATCAGGATGACGATAGATAAGTCTGATCTGGTGTTGCTATTTTTACTAAAAAGCCACGGCGCGGACGAGATGATGAGCTTCGCGCTCAAAAAAAGCGTGCTAGAATACTTCATCCAAAACTACATCCCCAAAAACCGCCTGATCATCGTGCCTTTTGAGAACTCAAATCTCTTTAGCTCGCACCTAAATCCGACGCTGGAGTGCATCGCGGCGCATAGGCTGGGTGCGGATAAGCTCATAGTCGGACAAAATCACGCGGGTATCGGGATGTTTTACGATCACAACGTCGCTCACACGGTGCTAGAGCGCTATAAAAACGATCTAAATTTGGATATCGTCGTGCTGCCCGAGCTCGTCTACTGCGACGAGTGCAAGACGCTAGTTAGCACCAAGACCTGCCCGCACGGCCAGCACCACCACATCAAATACCACGCGCAGACGCTAAAAACATTGCTGCTAGCGGGTATCTTGCCGCCTGCGATCCTCATGCGGCGCGACATCTCGGCGATGATACTGAGCGAGCTTTTCCCGAACCGATTTGAAAATATCCAAAAGCTTTGCGACGATCTTTTTCCTAGCAACGGACTGCTCGAAAAGCAGACGGAGAGAGAGTTTTACGAAAACTTGATGAAGCTTTATCAGACGACGTCGCTGACTTAA
- a CDS encoding phosphatidylglycerophosphatase A: MQRLFLTFFGAGLSPKAPGTVGSLAGAIAAFGILTILPASTLFLVSICLFLYSIKIIDDYEAKTGVHDHGSIVIDEVAGVWLAISISGATAVQFALSVLFFRVFDIWKPSVIGRIDRDVKGGLGVMGDDMLAGLFAGLLSAICYEAATKIGLDYEWVKFELPFVK, from the coding sequence ATGCAAAGGTTGTTTTTAACGTTTTTTGGCGCCGGCCTAAGCCCCAAGGCTCCCGGCACGGTCGGCTCGCTAGCGGGCGCGATCGCGGCGTTTGGGATTTTGACGATCCTGCCAGCTTCCACGCTATTTTTGGTTTCGATTTGCCTTTTTTTGTATAGCATAAAGATTATCGACGATTATGAAGCAAAAACCGGCGTACACGATCACGGCAGCATCGTTATAGACGAGGTTGCGGGCGTTTGGTTGGCGATATCTATCAGCGGCGCTACGGCTGTACAGTTTGCGCTCTCGGTTCTATTTTTTAGGGTGTTTGATATCTGGAAACCTTCCGTGATAGGACGCATCGATAGGGATGTCAAGGGCGGGCTTGGCGTGATGGGCGACGATATGCTAGCAGGGCTTTTTGCAGGGCTTCTTAGCGCGATTTGCTACGAGGCCGCGACGAAGATCGGACTTGACTACGAGTGGGTCAAATTTGAACTGCCGTTTGTGAAATAA
- a CDS encoding fatty-acid--CoA ligase: protein MNQTLIIAILAAIFLIIVAALIFLVVKFKHGDKTTQNAPAAKEEKELTLQDLINIAGNPKSDKNDLFAALKIFAASFKIPSKQNGKAPSDAKAYLNFITILASHKNADAKLIAFMSNELKKKNPEYVAEIDYYEQLGTSQRKK from the coding sequence ATGAATCAAACCCTCATAATAGCGATTTTGGCGGCGATTTTTTTAATAATCGTCGCCGCGCTAATTTTTCTCGTCGTCAAATTTAAACACGGCGACAAAACTACTCAAAATGCACCCGCGGCAAAAGAGGAAAAAGAGCTCACCCTGCAAGATCTAATCAACATCGCCGGCAATCCAAAAAGCGATAAAAACGATCTTTTTGCGGCTTTAAAAATTTTCGCCGCCTCGTTTAAAATCCCGTCCAAACAAAACGGCAAAGCCCCAAGCGACGCAAAAGCTTATCTAAATTTCATCACGATTTTGGCCTCTCACAAAAACGCCGACGCAAAACTGATAGCCTTTATGAGCAACGAGCTAAAAAAGAAAAATCCCGAATACGTAGCCGAGATAGACTACTACGAACAGCTTGGAACCTCGCAAAGAAAAAAGTAA